One region of Mangifera indica cultivar Alphonso chromosome 3, CATAS_Mindica_2.1, whole genome shotgun sequence genomic DNA includes:
- the LOC123211093 gene encoding delta-1-pyrroline-5-carboxylate dehydrogenase 12A1, mitochondrial, translating to MHRVLVSRAPRKPFNWLTSFNLSRCAHSLPFATVEPEEISASQPAEVYNLVQGKWTGSSNWNTIVDPLNGEPFIKVADVSEKEILPFVESLSKCPKHGLHNPFKAPERYLLYGDISAKAARMLCLPKVSDFFTRLIQRVSPKSYQQAFGEVYVTQKFLENFSGDQVRFLARSFAVPGNHLGQQSHGFRWPYGPVAIVTPFNFPLEIPVLQLMGALYMGNKPTLKVDSKVSIVMEQMMRLLHQCGLPVEDVDFINADGKAMNKLLIEANPRMTLFTGSSRVADKLAVDLKGRIKLEDAGFDWKILGPDVQEVNYVAWVCDQDAYACSGQKCSAQSILFMHENWSSTSLVSQMKDLAARRKLEDLTVGPVLSFTTEAMLEHMNKLLQISGSKLLFGGEELKNHSIPPIYGALKPTAIYVPLEEIVKANNYELVTKEIFGPFQIVTEYKHDQLPLVLSALERMHAHLTAAVVSNDLHFLQEVIGQSVNGTTYAGLRARTTGAPQNHWFGPSGDPRGAGIGTPEAIKLVWSCHREIIYDVGPVPSHWEIPPST from the exons ATGCATAGAGTTCTCGTCTCCAGAGCTCCCCGGAAGCCATTCAATTGGCTCACTTCTTTCAATCTCTCTAG ATGTGCTCATTCTTTGCCTTTTGCCACTGTTGAACCTGAAGAGATATCAGCTTCTCAACCTGCTGAAGTATACAACTTGG TGCAGGGTAAATGGACAGGATCATCAAATTGGAATACAATTGTAGATCCTTTAAATGGGGAACCATTCATTAAGGTTGCTGATGTATCAGAAAAGGAAATCCTG CCATTTGTAGAGAGCTTGTCCAAGTGCCCTAAACATGGTCTACATAATCCCTTTAAAGCACCAGAGAG GTATCTGTTATATGGAGACATCTCTGCCAAGGCAGCCCGCATGCTTTGTCTGCCAAAG GTCTCTGATTTCTTCACTAGGTTAATACAAAGGGTTTCTCCTAAGAGTTATCAGCAGGCTTTTGGTGAGGTTTATGTTACACAGAAATTCTTGGAGAATTTCTCTGGTGATCAG GTTCGATTTCTGGCAAGGTCTTTTGCTGTACCTGGGAATCATCTTGGACAGCAGAGCCATGGTTTTCGTTGGCCTTATGGTCCT GTTGCAATTGTTACTCCCTTTAATTTTCCTCTAGAAATTCCTGTACTTCAATTGATGGGTGCACTCTATATGGGTAATAAGCCCACTCTCAAGGTTGATAGCAAG GTTAGCATTGTTATGGAGCAGATGATGCGTCTACTTCATCAGTGTGGGTTACCTGTGGAAGATGTTGATTTCATTAATGCTGATGGGAAAGCGATGAACAAGCTGCTGATTGAG GCAAATCCACGGATGACTCTCTTTACTGGTAGCTCCAGAGTAGCTGATAAACTGGCTGTTGACTTGAAGGGCCGCATTAAATTGGAAGATGCAGGATTTGACTGGAAAATCTTGGGACCTGATGTTCAGGAG GTCAATTATGTTGCATGGGTTTGCGACCAGGATGCATATGCATGCAGTGGTCAGAAGTGTTCTGCACAATCAATACTATTCATGCATGAG AACTGGTCCTCAACTTCACTTGTATCCCAAATGAAAGACCTTGCGGCGAGAAGAAAGTTGGAAGATTTAACTGTTGGTCCGGTTCTTAGT TTTACAACGGAAGCAATGCTTGAGCACATGAATAAGTTGCTTCAGATATCAGGTTCAAAGTTACTCTTTGGTGGTGAAGAGTTGAAGAACCATTCCATTCCTCCCATTTATGGTGCTCTAAAGCCAACCGCCATCTATGTTCCACTTGAAGAAATTGTGAAAGCCAACAACTATGAGCTTGTAACAAAAGAAATCTTCGGACCATTTCAG ATTGTTACTGAATATAAGCATGATCAACTCCCATTGGTGCTGAGTGCTTTGGAGAGAATGCATGCACATTTAACAGCTGCAGTGGTTTCTAACGATCTACACTTTCTACAG GAAGTCATTGGACAATCAGTAAATGGAACTACATATGCTGGATTAAGAGCCCGGACCACTGGAGCTCCACAGAATCACTG GTTTGGACCATCCGGAGACCCAAGAGGCGCAGGAATCGGGACTCCAGAAGCAATTAAACTCGTTTGGTCTTGCCACAGAGAAATCATATATGATGTTGGTCCAGTCCCAAGTCACTGGGAGATTCCACCATCTACCTGA
- the LOC123211094 gene encoding uncharacterized protein LOC123211094, with translation MTLLEVITKASANHEQSSSHIDHPIIFNANDIFVNLKPKHENISPATLVNPVSGWEISQTDTQLIDSGKKFYANLKRRLKDTNNFNKDKFIGILNPFLVKISEHAGISNVGHMSSNGFTRILLEKIGFLMGRDVAGLVLEACLDLKIWELVEVLIINVLVDHLWYSNLVMKLAKEKRSDLLCLCVRYASDLGSSELLCILKYFLCPPKEAYNSMVNVRKEWESQALLAIEKATDEKLSRKKLCLAKEASILLMVAHDGFSVSDLCLHYLLGSSNVDEVILSSAISKLSGKEMMNLIRYLGKWLKKFVRFPQARPCPEASYMLGLPACDWVPKPEVVVKCLGLVLDENFSSLLLHPEFQDELRSIEGVVSSLTLETRFCCSITNVVKNLVVDDEIVQN, from the coding sequence ATGACATTACTGGAAGTGATAACAAAGGCCTCAGCCAATCATGAGCAATCGAGTTCCCATATTGATCACCCTATAATTTTCAATGCAAATGATATTTTCGTCAACTTGAAGCCCAAACATGAAAACATCAGTCCTGCTACACTTGTAAATCCTGTTTCTGGATGGGAAATTTCTCAAACTGATACCCAACTCATTGACTCAGGCAAGAAGTTCTATGCGAACCTTAAGAGAAGGCTCAAAGATACAAATAACTTTAACAAGGATAAATTTATTGGAATTTTGAATCCATTTCTTGTTAAAATTAGTGAGCATGCTGGGATTTCAAATGTGGGTCACATGTCTAGTAATGGGTTCACCCGTATTTTATTGGAGAAGATTGGGTTCTTGATGGGTCGAGATGTCGCAGGTTTGGTTTTGGAAGCATGTCtggatttgaaaatttgggaGTTGGTGGAAGTTTTGATCATTAATGTGCTTGTTGATCATTTATGGTATTCGAATTTGGTTATGAAACTTGCGAAAGAGAAGAGGTCAGATTTGCTTTGTCTTTGTGTTAGATATGCTTCAGATCTTGGATCATCTGAGTTACTttgtattttaaagtattttctTTGTCCACCTAAAGAGGCATACAACAGCATGGTTAATGTGAGGAAGGAATGGGAGAGCCAAGCCTTGCTAGCTATTGAGAAGGCAACTGATGAAAAACTTTCTCGGAAGAAATTGTGTTTGGCAAAGGAGGCTTCAATTCTACTGATGGTTGCACATGATGGGTTTTCAGTTTCTGATCTTTGTTTGCATTATTTGCTGGGATCATCAAATGTCGACGAAGTGATACTATCATCTGCAATTAGTAAGTTAAGCGGCAAAGAGATGATGAATTTAATTCGGTACTTAGGGAAGTGGTTAAAGAAGTTTGTGAGGTTCCCACAGGCACGACCATGCCCTGAAGCATCATATATGTTGGGTTTACCTGCTTGTGATTGGGTTCCTAAGCCTGAAGTGGTTGTGAAATGTCTTGGCTTGGTGTTGGATGAGAACTTTTCTTCATTACTTTTACACCCCGAGTTTCAGGATGAGCTGAGATCTATAGAGGGAGTTGTTAGTTCCCTAACTTTAGAAACAAGATTCTGTTGTTCGATAACTAATGTAGTCAAGAATTTAGTAGTTGATGATGAAATCGTTCAGAATTAG
- the LOC123211095 gene encoding tRNase Z TRZ1 translates to MATRSKHSSSTKEKHEVEGKESALKGNKENKKGIIVQSYKIEGLSIAGHETCVIFPSLNLAFDIGRCPDRAISQDFLFISHAHMDHIGGLPIYVATRGLYRMKPPTIIVPSCVKENVEELFKVHRRMDNSELNHNLIGLDVGEEYCLRKDLKVKAFKTYHVIPSQGYIVYSVKQKLKQEYLGLPGDEIKKLKSSGMEITNTVSTPEVAFTGDTMSDFIVDEANIDVLRARILVMESTYVDNSTTVDQARDYGHTHLSEIVNYADKFENKAILLIHFSARHTLDEIQGAVSALPPSLAGRVSALTEGFNNRRN, encoded by the exons ATGGCGACAAGAAGCAAACACTCGAGTTCAACTAAGGAAAAACATGAGGTTGAGGGAAAAGAATCAGCTTTAAAGGGAAATAAAGAGAATAAGAAGGGTATAATTGTACAAAGCTACAAAATCGAGGGATTGTCCATAGCAGGCCATGAAACTTGCGTTATTTTCCCATCTCTTAATTTAGCTTTCGATATTGGTCGATGCCCAGATCGTGCAATCTCTCaagattttctctttatttcccACGCTCACATGGATCACATT GGAGGACTGCCAATTTATGTTGCAACCAGGGGCCTATATCGTATGAAGCCCCCAACAATTATTGTTCCATCTTGTGTAAAAGAGAATGTTGAGGAACTATTTAAGGTTCATAGAAGAATGGACAATTCTGAGCTCAATCATAACTTGATTGGTTTGGATGTGG GAGAAGAATATTGCTTGAGAAAGGACCTTAAAGTAAAAGCTTTTAAGACTTACCATGTTATACCAAGCCAG GGTTACATTGTTTACTCTGTAAAACAAAAACTCAAGCAGGAGTATTTAGGCCTTCCTGGTGATGAGATTAAGAAATTGAAGTCGTCAGGCATGGAG ATTACAAATACTGTTTCAACACCAGAAGTTGCCTTTACTGGAGATACAATGTCAGACTTCATTGTCGATGAAGCTAATATTGATGTTTTAAGGGCAAGGATTCTCGTAATGGAG AGCACCTATGTTGATAACTCAACAACAGTAGATCAGGCAAGAGATTATGGACACACTCATCTCTCCGAG ATAGTTAATTATGCGGACAAGTTTGAGAACAAAGCAATTCTTCTGATTCACTTTTCAGCTCGTCATACATTAGAT GAAATACAAGGAGCTGTTTCTGCATTGCCTCCATCTTTGGCCGGCCGAGTTTCTGCACTTACTGAAGGTTTTAACAATAGGAGAAATTGA
- the LOC123211096 gene encoding E3 ubiquitin-protein ligase SDIR1-like produces the protein MNRRYITSDVSVSESQNHGTLNVRCHIYRLLQVRIPMDDQYWESLVPEATREETISMEIPTFDLFMGSFEHLPCLVCNSSLLSERRIPEAFHSAISREYYSIAALMARRELLLLNDEERNSRPLIPLRLVNTDTRVVSYEEYEEIIRRTVEESMVFDEMYTPATGSPIEALEKVEFCGAEEEKCSICLEEFEGGVELRRLPCSHVFHGDCIGQWLERSQTCPLCRFALPCHQD, from the coding sequence ATGAACCGCCGTTACATAACCAGTGATGTTTCAGTTTCAGAGAGTCAAAATCACGGTACATTAAATGTTCGCTGTCACATATACCGTCTTCTTCAAGTTCGGATTCCGATGGATGATCAATACTGGGAGAGTCTTGTGCCGGAAGCAACCAGAGAGGAGACTATATCAATGGAAATACCCACATTCGATTTGTTCATGGGTTCTTTCGAACACCTACCATGTCTGGTTTGCaactcttctcttctttctgaGCGACGAATTCCAGAGGCTTTCCATTCAGCAATCTCACGGGAATACTACTCGATTGCTGCACTCATGGCTAGACGCGAGTTGCTATTACTCAACGATGAAGAAAGGAATTCAAGACCGTTGATCCCTTTGCGACTAGTGAACACGGACACTCGAGTGGTTTCTTACGAGGAATACGAAGAGATAATCAGGAGGACAGTAGAAGAATCGATGGTTTTTGATGAGATGTACACGCCGGCTACTGGGTCTCCGATTGAAGCACTGGAGAAGGTGGAGTTTTGCGGTGCAGAGGAGGAGAAGTGCAGCATATGTCTGGAGGAATTTGAGGGTGGAGTTGAACTGAGACGTCTGCCCTGCTCCCATGTTTTTCATGGAGACTGTATAGGTCAATGGCTGGAGAGGAGTCAGACCTGCCCACTGTGTCGCTTTGCCCTTCCATGCCATCAAGATTGA
- the LOC123211098 gene encoding uncharacterized protein LOC123211098 isoform X1, with protein sequence MPGHVVNPNFDGQNPVQSVYDYCGGALDSPSDGKRWDVESDHPTQVVKDLGSCKWSDDLEEDNAERSKVVKGDAKNANMLSSVIGPGARYNLASVRIKVYVRNKTNKKGNASSNSGETTEDQQNEAIGDQQNGAEAGDQFQLRMKQQACSRSQEVS encoded by the exons ATGCCTGGGCACGTTGTGAACCCTAATTTCGATGGGCAAAATCCGGTACAATCGGTGTATGATTACTGCGGTG GAGCTTTAGATTCTCCTTCTGATGGGAAGAGATGGGATGTTGAAAGTGACCATCCAACACAAGTAGTTAAAGACTTAGGCAGTTGTAAGTGGTCAGATGATTTAGAGGAAGATAATGCTGAAAGATCTAAAGTTGTGAAGG GTGATGCAAAGAATGCTAACATGCTGTCTTCAGTAATCGGACCAGGTGCTAGATACAACTTGGCTAGTGTTAGGATAAAGGTGTACGTAAGAAATAAAACTAACAAGAAAGGGAATGCTAGCAGCAACTCAGGAGAAACTACTGAAGATCAGCAAAATGAAGCCATTGGAGATCAGCAAAATGGAGCAGAAGCAGGGGACCAGTTTCAACTAAGGATGAAGCAGCAAGCTTGCAGCAGAAGCCAAGAGGTATCATAA
- the LOC123211098 gene encoding uncharacterized protein LOC123211098 isoform X2 encodes MPGHVVNPNFDGQNPVQSVYDYCGGALDSPSDGKRWDVESDHPTQVVKDLGSCKWSDDLEEDNAERSKVVKGNLNSLSWLFQTYGNKGKSVHCGDQVGDTGFFYR; translated from the exons ATGCCTGGGCACGTTGTGAACCCTAATTTCGATGGGCAAAATCCGGTACAATCGGTGTATGATTACTGCGGTG GAGCTTTAGATTCTCCTTCTGATGGGAAGAGATGGGATGTTGAAAGTGACCATCCAACACAAGTAGTTAAAGACTTAGGCAGTTGTAAGTGGTCAGATGATTTAGAGGAAGATAATGCTGAAAGATCTAAAGTTGTGAAGGGTAATTTAAATTCTCTTTCTTGGCTGTTCCAAACTTATGGAAACAAAGGGAAATCTGTTCATTGTGGTGATCAG GTTGGTGATACTGGTTTTTTTTATAGGTGA
- the LOC123211100 gene encoding ERAD-associated E3 ubiquitin-protein ligase HRD1A-like translates to MSLRTMNHHNPITSNVSVSDRQNYGTLNVHCHIYRLLQVRIPMDDQYWESPVPEATREETVSMEIPTSDLLRGSFDNLPCLVCNSYLLSERRILQAFHSEITRDYYTVAALLARRELPLLNDGEWNNSRISIPVRLVNMDTRVVTYEEYEEIIRRSVEESMAYDETFTPATGSPIEAGETVELCGAEDEKCCICLEEFEGGVKVGRLPCSHVFHGDCIDQWLKRSPTCPLCRFVLPCHQD, encoded by the coding sequence ATGTCTTTGAGAACGATGAACCACCACAACCCCATAACCAGTAATGTTTCCGTTTCAGATCGTCAAAATTACGGTACATTAAATGTTCACTGTCACATATATCGGCTTCTTCAAGTACGGATCCCGATGGATGATCAATACTGGGAGAGTCCTGTGCCGGAAGCAACCAGAGAGGAGACTGTTTCTATGGAAATACCCACATCCGATTTGTTAAGGGGTTCTTTCGACAATCTGCCTTGTCTGGTTTGCAACTCTTATCTTCTTTCTGAGCGACGAATTCTACAGGCCTTCCATTCAGAAATCACACGGGATTACTACACGGTAGCTGCTCTCTTAGCTAGACGCGAGTTGCCCTTACTCAACGACGGAGAATGGAATAATTCAAGAATATCGATCCCTGTGCGTCTAGTGAACATGGACACTCGAGTGGTTACTTACGAGGAATACGAAGAGATAATCAGGAGGTCAGTAGAAGAATCGATGGCTTATGATGAGACGTTCACGCCGGCTACTGGGTCTCCGATTGAAGCAGGGGAGACTGTGGAATTATGCGGTGCAGAGGATGAGAAGTGTTGCATATGTCTGGAGGAATTTGAGGGTGGAGTTAAAGTGGGTCGTCTGCCTTGCTCCCATGTTTTTCATGGTGATTGTATTGATCAATGGTTGAAGAGGAGTCCGACGTGCCCGTTGTGTCGCTTTGTCCTTCCATGCCATCAAGATTGA
- the LOC123211101 gene encoding YLP motif-containing protein 1-like isoform X1 — translation MPYLVESQSFPLKQLCPEKPKVVNALQLFKLSHRATRPDHIVIILRRLPGSGKSYLAKLLPDLEVENGGDAPRIHSMDNYFMTEVERIEEGDVSKSSSSIRSKKLITKKVMEYCYEPEMEETYRSSMLKAFKRTLEEGNFTL, via the exons ATGCCGTACCTGGTAGAAAGCCAATCATTTCCCCTGAAGCAGTTATGTCCTGAGAAGCCGAAAGTTGTGAATGCTTTACAGTTGTTTAAGCTGTCTCATCGAGCTACTCGCCCTGACCATATTGTGATAATACTTCGTAGGCTTCCAG GTAGTGGAAAGAGCTACTTAGCAAAATTGTTGCCTGACCTTGAGGTTGAAAATGGTGGTGATGCTCCAAGAATTCATTCTATGGATAATTATTTCATGACTGAAGTTGAAAGG ATTGAGGAGGGTGATGTCTCAAAATCTTCAAGTTCAATTCGAAGCAAGAAATTGATAACAAAGAAGGTGATGGAGTATTGCTATGAACCTGAAATGGAGGAG ACTTATCGGTCAAGCATGTTGAAAGCATTTAAGAGGACTCTTGAGGAGGGGAATTTCACTTTGTGA
- the LOC123211101 gene encoding YLP motif-containing protein 1-like isoform X2, whose translation MPYLVESQSFPLKQLCPEKPKVVNALQLFKLSHRATRPDHIVIILRRLPGSGKSYLAKLLPDLEVENGGDAPRIHSMDNYFMTEVEKIEEGDVSKSSSSIRSKKLITKKVMEYCYEPEMEETYRSSMLKAFKRTLEEGNFTL comes from the exons ATGCCGTACCTGGTAGAAAGCCAATCATTTCCCCTGAAGCAGTTATGTCCTGAGAAGCCGAAAGTTGTGAATGCTTTACAGTTGTTTAAGCTGTCTCATCGAGCTACTCGCCCTGACCATATTGTGATAATACTTCGTAGGCTTCCAG GTAGTGGAAAGAGCTACTTAGCAAAATTGTTGCCTGACCTTGAGGTTGAAAATGGTGGTGATGCTCCAAGAATTCATTCTATGGATAATTATTTCATGACTGAAGTTGAA AAGATTGAGGAGGGTGATGTCTCAAAATCTTCAAGTTCAATTCGAAGCAAGAAATTGATAACAAAGAAGGTGATGGAGTATTGCTATGAACCTGAAATGGAGGAG ACTTATCGGTCAAGCATGTTGAAAGCATTTAAGAGGACTCTTGAGGAGGGGAATTTCACTTTGTGA